The following are from one region of the Methanococcoides methylutens genome:
- the tpiA gene encoding triose-phosphate isomerase, giving the protein MKPLIVLNLKTYLEGTGEGAVRIAEACRAVGEESGIEIAVAPQLCDVYRVASQVDVPVYSQHIDGVGAGSFTGHVFARCVRDAGAVGTLINHSERRLNLADIEASITAAKDIGLRTIVCTNNIATTAAAAALGPDFVAVEPPELIGSGIPVSKADPEVVRGSVTAVEGIDADVKVLCGAGISKGEDLKAAMELGSVGVLLASGIVKAKDPKAALEDLVSLI; this is encoded by the coding sequence ATGAAACCATTGATCGTATTGAATCTGAAGACCTATCTTGAAGGTACCGGAGAAGGTGCTGTCAGGATCGCTGAGGCATGCAGGGCTGTAGGCGAGGAAAGTGGCATCGAGATCGCAGTGGCACCTCAGCTTTGTGATGTCTACAGAGTTGCATCACAGGTGGATGTGCCGGTGTACTCACAGCATATTGATGGTGTTGGTGCCGGAAGTTTCACAGGTCATGTTTTTGCAAGATGCGTCAGGGACGCCGGTGCAGTCGGTACACTTATCAATCACTCCGAGCGCCGCCTGAACCTTGCGGACATTGAAGCATCCATTACCGCTGCAAAAGATATTGGTCTTCGCACGATAGTGTGTACCAATAACATTGCTACGACAGCAGCAGCAGCAGCACTGGGGCCTGACTTCGTTGCAGTGGAACCACCGGAACTTATCGGTTCAGGTATTCCTGTTTCAAAAGCAGATCCTGAGGTCGTAAGAGGTTCAGTTACTGCCGTTGAGGGTATCGATGCTGATGTGAAGGTGCTCTGCGGTGCAGGTATCTCAAAAGGAGAAGACCTTAAGGCTGCAATGGAACTCGGTTCTGTTGGAGTTCTCCTGGCATCCGGTATCGTAAAGGCTAAAGACCCAAAGGCTGCGCTTGAGGATCTTGTAAGCCTGATCTGA
- a CDS encoding prephenate dehydrogenase, whose product MKMLIIGGTGGMGQWFTKFFLNHGYEVIVWGSSGKTEIAEQMGVEFATDLDREIREADIVIITVPIDITTRVIKETAPKMKPGSLIMDLTSIKAEPVNAMRKYAPESVEILGTHPMFGPSIPTLQGQIVIMSPTKGRCDKWFPIVHDLFEQNGAHIEIIDPQEHDQFVSVVQGLTHFAYITIGTTFKSLDFDVNKSRRFMSPVYEIMVDFVGRILGQNPYLYAHIQMKNDQVLKVHEAFINECNVLSNIVRQEDTEAFCKKMTEAAAHFKDTASALHRSDKLINAKIAEFEEMIASVGKERGLLHNYSGVTHVGIIEKVTPRTVTLSKGDRTVSLRTENIRLLNDAELKKWKIDNLTHHARDISVLIPVGADPQTIEKVIDCDERIVSVSIIDTYSGISDDRLSVTYRINILGDLPAAEVQKDIEELFVGLGCGIRGQNPI is encoded by the coding sequence ATGAAGATGCTCATAATCGGCGGTACCGGAGGAATGGGGCAGTGGTTTACGAAGTTCTTCCTAAATCACGGTTATGAGGTTATCGTATGGGGAAGCAGTGGCAAGACCGAGATCGCAGAACAGATGGGAGTGGAATTCGCCACCGACCTTGACAGGGAGATCCGGGAAGCTGATATCGTTATCATTACCGTACCAATAGACATCACTACAAGAGTCATCAAAGAGACCGCTCCTAAAATGAAGCCGGGAAGCCTGATAATGGACCTTACATCCATCAAGGCGGAGCCCGTCAATGCAATGAGGAAATACGCTCCTGAAAGCGTGGAGATCCTGGGAACACACCCAATGTTCGGACCTTCCATTCCGACACTACAGGGACAGATAGTCATAATGAGCCCCACAAAAGGACGTTGTGACAAATGGTTCCCAATAGTGCACGACCTCTTCGAACAAAACGGTGCACATATTGAGATCATTGACCCGCAGGAGCATGACCAGTTCGTCTCCGTGGTCCAGGGTCTGACACATTTTGCATACATAACCATCGGGACAACGTTCAAGAGCCTTGATTTCGACGTGAACAAGTCACGCCGGTTCATGAGCCCTGTATATGAGATAATGGTGGATTTCGTTGGCAGGATACTGGGACAAAACCCATACCTGTACGCCCATATCCAGATGAAGAACGACCAGGTGCTCAAAGTTCATGAGGCATTCATCAACGAATGCAATGTACTCTCGAACATCGTCCGACAAGAGGACACCGAAGCCTTCTGCAAAAAGATGACAGAGGCAGCTGCCCATTTCAAGGACACTGCGTCTGCACTGCACAGATCGGACAAACTGATCAATGCAAAGATAGCCGAGTTCGAGGAAATGATAGCCTCCGTCGGAAAAGAAAGAGGACTTTTGCATAACTACTCCGGAGTTACTCATGTTGGCATCATCGAAAAAGTCACACCCCGGACAGTAACGCTATCAAAGGGAGACAGGACCGTATCACTTAGAACAGAGAATATCCGGTTGCTTAACGATGCAGAACTGAAAAAGTGGAAGATCGATAACCTCACACATCATGCCCGGGACATCTCGGTCCTGATACCTGTCGGAGCAGATCCACAGACCATCGAGAAGGTCATCGATTGTGATGAGAGGATAGTTTCTGTCAGCATCATTGACACATACTCAGGCATATCCGATGACAGGCTCAGTGTCACATACCGCATCAACATACTTGGAGACCTGCCTGCTGCAGAGGTGCAGAAAGACATCGAAGAACTCTTTGTCGGCCTTGGTTGCGGAATAAGGGGTCAGAACCCCATCTGA
- a CDS encoding shikimate dehydrogenase, whose protein sequence is MKQVFGVMGDPIAHSLSPIMHNAAFEALGMDCTFHAFKVKQQDLGDALKGAQAMGFGGLNLTVPLKETAIGIIETDDLAARIGAVNTIDFKDGIKGYNTDGLGAQKTLEDAGVDIQDKNVLILGAGGAARAIAFTFTEAGAKVNIANRTPERAMTLAAEIGNVNGFGLDVLGRCLEDTDILINTTTVGMDPCIGDTIVTADQMHSGLTVFDVVYNPLKTKLLREAEAAGANPVTGIMMLVYQGAEAFRIWTGVKPPVDIMKKAVMEALKL, encoded by the coding sequence ATGAAACAGGTATTCGGAGTTATGGGAGATCCGATAGCCCATTCCCTCTCACCCATAATGCACAATGCAGCCTTCGAAGCTCTTGGAATGGACTGCACATTCCATGCATTCAAAGTAAAGCAGCAGGATCTTGGTGATGCCTTAAAAGGCGCACAGGCCATGGGATTTGGAGGATTGAACCTCACCGTCCCGTTAAAAGAGACTGCCATCGGGATTATTGAGACCGATGACCTGGCTGCAAGGATAGGAGCTGTCAATACCATCGATTTTAAGGACGGAATCAAAGGTTACAACACAGATGGCCTCGGTGCGCAGAAGACACTGGAAGATGCCGGGGTCGACATTCAGGACAAGAACGTACTGATCCTCGGTGCCGGAGGCGCTGCCAGGGCAATAGCCTTCACGTTCACAGAAGCAGGCGCAAAGGTTAACATTGCCAACAGAACCCCCGAAAGGGCAATGACCCTTGCAGCAGAGATCGGAAATGTCAACGGCTTCGGGCTGGACGTACTGGGCAGGTGCCTGGAAGATACAGATATACTCATCAATACAACAACAGTTGGAATGGACCCCTGCATAGGCGACACCATCGTCACCGCTGACCAGATGCATTCCGGCCTCACCGTTTTTGACGTCGTTTACAATCCATTGAAGACAAAATTGCTCAGGGAAGCCGAGGCTGCCGGAGCAAATCCAGTCACAGGCATCATGATGCTGGTCTACCAGGGTGCAGAAGCATTCCGCATATGGACCGGCGTGAAACCTCCCGTAGACATTATGAAAAAGGCTGTAATGGAGGCCCTTAAATTATGA
- the aroD gene encoding type I 3-dehydroquinate dehydratase, which translates to MVSIGNFDLDKRAAIVAAINEDPLTQAKAAADMGADILEIRLDLLGINTPENAADILKKLRSDTELPCIATNRLQTEGGNWEGSEEDRLNLLEEILVLTDAIDVELSADQHLRDKLVKKAKEEGKTVIISSHDFESTPDKTTIRNILERSKQAGADIAKLAVMPNSMQDVLDLLEVTLSEDNVCTIAMGQLGKHTRIVGPFYGSKLTYASVSSAVAPGQLKVQELKIALEMLQ; encoded by the coding sequence ATGGTCAGCATAGGTAATTTCGATCTGGATAAGAGGGCAGCCATTGTTGCAGCTATCAACGAGGACCCTCTGACACAGGCAAAAGCTGCTGCAGACATGGGTGCTGACATCCTTGAGATACGGCTTGACCTGCTCGGGATAAACACCCCCGAAAATGCAGCAGATATTCTCAAAAAGCTTCGATCTGACACAGAACTTCCATGTATTGCAACCAATCGGTTACAAACTGAAGGAGGAAACTGGGAAGGCTCAGAAGAAGACAGGTTAAACTTGCTTGAAGAGATACTTGTATTAACAGATGCAATTGATGTAGAGCTCAGTGCAGACCAACATCTTCGGGACAAGCTTGTAAAAAAGGCAAAGGAAGAAGGCAAAACTGTCATCATATCCTCCCACGATTTTGAGAGCACACCTGACAAAACAACTATCAGGAATATCCTTGAACGTTCAAAACAGGCAGGAGCCGATATCGCAAAGCTCGCAGTGATGCCAAACAGCATGCAGGACGTCCTTGACCTGCTCGAGGTCACATTAAGTGAGGATAACGTCTGCACCATCGCAATGGGACAGCTTGGAAAGCACACCCGGATCGTAGGACCATTTTATGGTTCCAAACTTACCTATGCGAGCGTATCAAGCGCTGTAGCACCCGGACAGTTGAAAGTACAGGAACTTAAAATAGCACTGGAGATGCTTCAATGA
- a CDS encoding 3-dehydroquinate synthase II: MKDKTIWIKADKGDWEDHKDRITTGLESGANYVLVNAGEVEKVRELGDIKVAAFANDDKSGADVVVVGKGGEGDGTRPLSPDPIGSLDMSTAIRLKEKGLTVGAYVVIQNKAYEEFAAQIGKECDFLIIVGTDWKVIPLENLIAGLQDSNVQIIAGVRDADEAKLALETMEHGSEGVLLDSEDPNAIKATVTVAESSGVEALELVAAKVTKVEPVGMGDRVCVDTCNMMTRGEGMLVGSQASGMFLVHSESEESPYVASRPFRVNAGAVHAYVKVGDKTRYLSELKSGDDVTIVDAKGNQRAGIVGRVKIERRPLMLVEAEVDGNIIKNILQNAETIKLVDTNGEPISIAELKPGDEVMVNYEGGARHFGMKVEETIIEK; this comes from the coding sequence ATGAAAGACAAAACAATTTGGATCAAAGCCGATAAAGGTGACTGGGAAGATCACAAGGACAGGATAACCACCGGACTGGAATCCGGTGCTAACTACGTTCTGGTAAACGCTGGTGAAGTCGAAAAAGTGAGAGAACTTGGCGACATAAAGGTTGCTGCTTTTGCTAATGACGATAAGTCAGGCGCTGACGTTGTGGTCGTCGGAAAAGGAGGAGAAGGCGATGGTACAAGACCTCTGTCCCCTGACCCCATCGGATCCCTTGACATGAGCACAGCCATCCGCTTAAAGGAAAAAGGCCTCACCGTAGGCGCATATGTAGTCATACAGAACAAGGCATACGAGGAATTTGCAGCACAGATCGGGAAGGAATGCGATTTCCTAATCATCGTCGGTACCGACTGGAAGGTTATTCCTCTTGAGAACCTTATCGCAGGCCTCCAGGACAGCAATGTGCAGATCATTGCCGGTGTCCGGGATGCTGATGAAGCAAAGCTCGCCCTTGAGACCATGGAGCATGGTTCAGAAGGTGTCCTGCTTGACAGTGAAGATCCCAATGCCATCAAGGCCACTGTTACAGTAGCCGAGAGCTCAGGTGTGGAAGCACTGGAACTCGTCGCTGCAAAAGTCACAAAGGTCGAACCTGTTGGAATGGGTGACCGCGTTTGTGTCGATACATGCAACATGATGACACGCGGTGAGGGAATGCTCGTAGGTTCCCAGGCAAGCGGTATGTTCCTTGTCCACTCCGAATCCGAGGAAAGCCCGTACGTGGCATCCAGGCCTTTCAGGGTAAACGCAGGAGCAGTGCATGCATACGTGAAGGTCGGCGACAAGACCAGATACCTCTCAGAACTCAAATCCGGTGATGATGTCACTATCGTTGATGCAAAGGGCAACCAGCGTGCAGGCATCGTCGGCAGGGTCAAGATCGAAAGACGCCCGCTTATGCTTGTTGAAGCAGAGGTAGATGGCAACATAATTAAGAACATACTCCAGAATGCCGAAACCATCAAACTCGTAGACACAAACGGTGAACCTATCTCCATTGCCGAGCTTAAGCCCGGAGATGAAGTAATGGTAAACTACGAGGGAGGAGCACGCCACTTCGGCATGAAGGTTGAAGAGACCATCATCGAGAAATGA
- a CDS encoding 2-amino-3,7-dideoxy-D-threo-hept-6-ulosonate synthase, with translation MAEIGKRIRIERIMHRESRNMVIIPMDHGISDGPIRGVIDIADSINKVAEGGADAVLMQKGMIYHGHRGYGHDVGLIVHMSASTSLGPDPNDKVLVCKVEEAMKMGADAVSIHVNVGSETESDQLKKLGYVAEQCDKWGIPLLSMMYPRGKKVTDPHDPEMVAHAARVGAELGADIIKTVYTGDVDSFKDVVKGCPVPVVIAGGPKTETDEQFLEMINGAMESGARGVAIGRNVFQHPDPIKMTQAITQIVHKGRSVEEALQTLK, from the coding sequence ATGGCTGAAATAGGTAAAAGGATTCGAATTGAAAGGATCATGCACAGGGAAAGCAGAAATATGGTCATCATACCAATGGACCATGGGATCTCTGACGGACCCATTAGGGGAGTAATAGACATTGCAGACTCCATCAACAAGGTCGCTGAAGGCGGTGCAGATGCAGTTCTTATGCAGAAAGGAATGATCTACCACGGCCATCGCGGATACGGTCATGACGTCGGACTTATTGTCCACATGAGCGCATCAACATCCCTCGGACCTGACCCCAACGACAAGGTGCTTGTATGCAAGGTCGAGGAAGCCATGAAAATGGGCGCAGATGCAGTATCCATCCATGTGAACGTCGGTTCAGAAACAGAATCAGACCAGCTCAAGAAGCTCGGATACGTCGCAGAACAGTGTGATAAATGGGGAATCCCACTCCTTTCCATGATGTACCCAAGAGGCAAGAAGGTCACAGACCCACACGATCCGGAAATGGTCGCACACGCTGCCAGGGTCGGCGCAGAACTTGGTGCAGATATTATCAAGACTGTCTACACCGGAGATGTTGACAGCTTCAAGGATGTTGTAAAGGGATGTCCGGTACCTGTTGTGATCGCAGGTGGACCAAAGACAGAGACCGACGAGCAGTTCCTGGAAATGATCAACGGCGCCATGGAATCAGGAGCAAGAGGAGTTGCTATCGGCAGGAATGTATTCCAGCACCCTGACCCTATAAAGATGACACAGGCCATCACACAGATCGTCCACAAAGGCCGCAGTGTCGAGGAAGCACTACAAACACTTAAATGA
- a CDS encoding GMP synthase subunit A has protein sequence MRELKILVINNYGQFCHLIHRTVRDLDMETKIVANTTSVEDILEEEPDGIILSGGPSMDRVGLCQEYVESIDRPILGICLGHQLIARTFGGQTGSGEYGGYAEIDVEVLEEDDILKGLGPRTSVWASHADEVTVLPEGFLHLARSDVCEIEAMRHPERPIYGVQWHPEVAHTDKGEELFMNFFEVCENY, from the coding sequence ATGAGAGAGTTAAAGATCCTTGTTATCAATAATTATGGCCAGTTCTGTCACCTTATTCACAGAACCGTACGCGATCTCGACATGGAGACGAAGATCGTAGCGAACACGACCTCTGTGGAAGATATCCTTGAGGAAGAGCCGGACGGCATCATCTTAAGCGGTGGTCCTTCAATGGACCGTGTCGGTCTTTGTCAGGAATATGTTGAGAGTATCGACAGACCTATCCTGGGCATCTGCCTGGGACACCAGCTTATAGCCAGGACCTTCGGTGGCCAGACCGGTTCAGGTGAGTACGGCGGCTATGCGGAGATCGATGTAGAAGTCCTGGAAGAGGACGACATCCTTAAAGGGCTTGGCCCGAGAACATCCGTATGGGCTTCCCATGCTGATGAGGTCACTGTCCTTCCTGAAGGGTTCCTGCACCTTGCACGCTCGGACGTGTGTGAGATCGAGGCAATGCGCCACCCTGAAAGGCCGATCTACGGAGTGCAATGGCATCCTGAAGTTGCTCACACCGATAAAGGCGAAGAGCTTTTCATGAACTTCTTTGAGGTTTGTGAGAACTATTGA
- a CDS encoding TIM barrel protein: MKELLFGTAGTPISTKKRGSVEGIQRIRELGLGCMELEFVRGVRMKESMAERVRATAEEESVALSVHAPYYINLNSAEEEKIDASIERIYQSARIGALCGASSIVFHPAYYHKQDSEVVMERVNGLLGKLASRLKDEGIDAVLRPETTGKPTQFGDLEETLMMASAIEGVMPCIDFSHLHARSSGEFNTFEEFRDVLGKVEEYLGREGLEDMHCHISGIAYGDKGEKNHLVLRESDYNYTDLMAAFREFNVKGLVICESPNLEEDALLLQNTFRNAEM, from the coding sequence ATGAAAGAGCTGCTCTTCGGAACGGCAGGTACCCCGATCAGTACAAAGAAGAGGGGCAGCGTCGAAGGAATTCAGCGCATCCGTGAGCTTGGCTTGGGGTGCATGGAACTGGAATTCGTGCGCGGGGTGCGTATGAAGGAAAGTATGGCAGAAAGGGTAAGGGCAACGGCTGAAGAAGAGAGTGTGGCACTCAGCGTCCACGCACCCTATTATATCAATCTCAACTCCGCGGAGGAGGAGAAGATCGATGCCAGTATCGAGCGCATCTACCAATCAGCCCGCATCGGTGCACTCTGCGGCGCATCATCCATTGTATTCCATCCTGCCTACTACCACAAGCAAGACAGTGAAGTGGTAATGGAAAGGGTCAACGGGCTGCTTGGAAAGTTAGCATCACGGCTTAAGGACGAGGGCATCGACGCTGTGCTTCGCCCGGAGACCACCGGCAAACCGACACAGTTCGGCGATCTGGAGGAAACACTGATGATGGCTTCAGCCATCGAGGGAGTCATGCCCTGTATCGATTTCTCACATCTGCACGCACGAAGCAGTGGAGAGTTCAATACGTTTGAGGAGTTCCGGGACGTGCTCGGGAAGGTGGAGGAATACCTTGGCAGAGAAGGGCTTGAGGACATGCACTGCCACATTTCCGGCATCGCGTACGGGGATAAGGGAGAAAAGAACCACTTGGTACTCCGGGAATCAGATTACAATTATACTGACCTTATGGCAGCATTCCGGGAATTTAATGTGAAGGGGCTTGTGATATGCGAGAGTCCGAATCTGGAGGAGGATGCTTTGCTACTCCAGAATACATTCAGGAATGCTGAAATGTAA